The Bifidobacterium eulemuris genome includes a window with the following:
- a CDS encoding extracellular solute-binding protein: protein MSVESIRAGRQLPNIRPDVVNYERRPRAPKQTELWTLFAVVAVAFGCFLIAPMALVAITSFQNGEGAATLANWTSVVSQPEFAASTLNSLKVSAASAALAVLLAFLLAYTVNCTNVPGWLKRAITLLTQVPMLLPTITYGFAIIYSFGKQGLITRLLGWQPFDIYGFNGLLIGYVVYTLPTCFLLIHNGFRFVDKKFVIVSHIMGDPPVTTFLNTIVRPLIGTLATAFIQAFFLSFTDYGIPTSLGGTYDVLAMTLFNQMLGSIPNFNRGAVIAVFMLVPSIISVTLMTVLERFSIRYTKVSPVDPPKGRRRDWACALASVATLAAMLSLFVVIALIPFVNEWPFDTGFTLGRITALFGDSELTQVFVNSLYVAVMTALIGCLFAYAAALVSSRSKLPVWAKRAVDSVSAVVNTLPGMVLGIAFLFAFSGTGLQNTFWILIIANVVHYFATPYQMIKDSLSKMNGSWETTARLMGDNWAKTIVRVVTPNAAPTILQAFGYYFVNAMVTISAVVFLTGAHTQVITTKISALQHLAQFDEIFTLSLLILATNLAVKGLVALLTRKRRVTAASAITVASAARADMSAGLRTWLAATGGRIRRGATGALAGTLAVLLVAFGCGAFSGTATADGQVVIYTNADDEAVEAFQHALDGNGYKDQYIIQSFGTSELGGKMLAEGRALEADVVTMSSYYIDSAQERNHMFADLTEVTSKPLGDSENSKAPDWRRPVTAQEGAIFINTTALAEAGVDAPTSLADLADPQYEGLIAVPDMEGSSTGWLMVQAIADAYGTGDEGKRILAAIYRNAGPHLEQSGSGPLKSVRAGEAVIGFGLRHQAVADQRDGLPIEVVDPSEGNYTITESVAVLDKGDDTNPKAQAMAAVMVDQARGELLETYPTPLYVGEQAPAGGSPNPKTFPEALSVDLLQRHQDFSAACKRAAEQ, encoded by the coding sequence ATGTCCGTCGAATCCATCCGGGCCGGCAGGCAGCTGCCCAACATCCGCCCCGACGTCGTCAATTACGAACGCCGCCCCCGCGCGCCCAAACAGACCGAGCTGTGGACGCTGTTCGCGGTCGTCGCCGTCGCCTTCGGCTGCTTCCTCATCGCGCCGATGGCGCTGGTCGCCATCACCTCGTTCCAAAACGGCGAGGGAGCGGCCACGTTGGCGAATTGGACGTCGGTGGTCTCCCAACCCGAATTCGCCGCGTCGACGCTCAACTCGCTGAAGGTGTCCGCCGCATCGGCCGCACTGGCCGTGCTGCTCGCGTTCCTGCTGGCCTACACGGTCAACTGCACCAACGTGCCCGGCTGGCTCAAACGGGCCATCACGCTGCTCACGCAGGTGCCGATGCTGCTGCCGACCATCACCTACGGCTTCGCCATCATCTACTCGTTCGGCAAGCAGGGCCTCATCACCCGGCTTCTGGGATGGCAGCCATTCGACATCTACGGATTCAACGGACTGCTGATCGGCTATGTGGTCTACACGCTGCCGACCTGCTTCCTGCTCATCCACAACGGTTTCCGATTCGTGGACAAGAAGTTCGTCATCGTCTCGCATATCATGGGCGACCCTCCCGTAACGACGTTCCTGAACACCATCGTGCGTCCGCTGATCGGCACGCTGGCGACCGCGTTCATCCAGGCGTTCTTCCTGAGCTTCACCGACTACGGCATCCCCACCTCGCTCGGAGGCACCTATGACGTGCTCGCCATGACCCTGTTCAACCAGATGCTCGGCTCCATCCCGAACTTCAACCGCGGCGCGGTCATCGCCGTGTTCATGCTCGTCCCCTCGATCATCTCCGTCACGTTGATGACCGTGCTCGAACGTTTCTCGATCCGCTATACGAAGGTCTCACCGGTCGATCCTCCCAAAGGCCGCCGTCGTGACTGGGCGTGCGCCCTGGCCTCGGTGGCGACGCTGGCCGCCATGCTGAGCCTGTTCGTCGTGATCGCGCTTATCCCCTTCGTCAACGAATGGCCCTTCGACACCGGGTTCACGCTTGGCCGTATCACCGCGTTGTTCGGGGACTCCGAACTCACGCAGGTGTTCGTCAACTCGCTGTATGTCGCGGTTATGACCGCGCTTATCGGATGCCTGTTCGCCTACGCGGCCGCCTTGGTCTCCTCGCGTTCGAAACTGCCCGTCTGGGCGAAACGCGCCGTGGACTCCGTCTCGGCGGTGGTCAACACCTTGCCCGGCATGGTGCTCGGCATCGCGTTCCTGTTCGCCTTCTCCGGCACCGGACTGCAGAACACGTTCTGGATCCTCATCATCGCGAATGTGGTGCACTACTTCGCCACGCCCTATCAGATGATCAAGGATTCCCTGTCCAAAATGAACGGCTCATGGGAGACCACCGCCCGTCTGATGGGCGACAACTGGGCCAAGACGATCGTACGCGTGGTCACGCCGAACGCGGCGCCGACGATTCTGCAGGCGTTCGGTTACTACTTCGTCAACGCGATGGTCACGATCTCCGCGGTCGTGTTCCTGACCGGCGCGCATACGCAGGTCATCACCACGAAGATCTCCGCCTTGCAGCATCTGGCGCAGTTCGATGAGATCTTCACGCTGTCGCTGCTCATCCTCGCCACCAATCTGGCCGTCAAAGGCCTGGTCGCGCTGCTCACCCGCAAACGCCGCGTCACGGCCGCGTCCGCGATCACGGTCGCATCGGCGGCCCGCGCTGACATGTCGGCGGGATTGCGAACATGGCTGGCGGCGACCGGCGGCCGCATCCGCCGCGGCGCCACCGGAGCGTTGGCGGGCACGCTCGCCGTGCTGCTCGTCGCGTTCGGATGCGGCGCCTTCTCCGGCACGGCCACCGCGGACGGTCAGGTGGTGATCTACACGAACGCCGACGACGAGGCGGTGGAAGCCTTCCAGCATGCGTTGGATGGCAACGGCTATAAGGACCAGTACATCATCCAGTCCTTCGGCACCTCCGAACTCGGCGGCAAGATGCTGGCCGAAGGCAGGGCGCTGGAGGCCGATGTGGTCACGATGAGCTCCTACTACATCGATTCGGCGCAGGAACGCAACCACATGTTCGCCGACCTGACCGAGGTCACCAGCAAGCCGCTCGGCGACAGCGAGAATTCGAAGGCCCCTGATTGGCGGCGTCCGGTCACCGCGCAGGAGGGAGCGATCTTCATCAACACCACCGCGTTGGCGGAAGCCGGAGTCGACGCGCCGACCAGCCTGGCCGATCTGGCCGATCCGCAATACGAGGGACTGATCGCCGTGCCCGATATGGAAGGATCCTCAACCGGCTGGCTGATGGTGCAGGCGATCGCCGACGCCTACGGCACCGGCGACGAGGGCAAGCGCATCCTCGCCGCGATCTACCGCAACGCGGGCCCTCATCTGGAACAATCGGGATCCGGCCCGTTGAAATCCGTGCGCGCCGGCGAGGCGGTCATCGGCTTCGGACTGCGCCATCAGGCTGTGGCCGACCAGCGCGACGGATTGCCGATCGAGGTGGTCGATCCCAGCGAGGGCAACTACACGATCACCGAATCGGTGGCGGTGCTCGACAAAGGCGACGACACCAATCCCAAAGCGCAGGCCATGGCCGCGGTCATGGTCGACCAAGCGCGCGGCGAACTGTTGGAGACGTATCCGACGCCGCTGTACGTGGGCGAACAGGCGCCGGCCGGCGGATCGCCCAATCCGAAGACCTTCCCCGAGGCATTGAGCGTCGACCTGCTGCAACGGCACCAGGACTTCTCGGCCGCATGCAAACGCGCCGCCGAACAATAG
- the phnW gene encoding 2-aminoethylphosphonate--pyruvate transaminase — MNDYKLLTPGPLTTTRTVKEQMLFDHCTWDDDYKAITQRIRAELVELAHCDPSHYTAVLMQGSGTFGVESVITSVVGKDEKVLLCTNGAYGDRQVKICEHAGVRYVRYAEPYDCIPSAARVAELLDADPTITHVSMIHSETTSGLLNDIEDVARVAKSRARTVIVDAMSSFGGVDIPVEEWGIDFLVSSANKCIQGVPGFSFIIANRDALEASRGKARSLSLDLYDQWRGLEDGQGKWRYTSPTHVVLAFAKALDEMRAKGGLPARAARYALNNRLIIARMAKLGFSTYLMDHQGPIITTFLYPEGADFDFADMYAFIKERGYAIYPGKLTDEETFRLGNIGEIYVDDIERVTTLFAEYMDARGLLEAACGAADLAEALARMDAAGADIKAEAPDNVKLAA; from the coding sequence ATGAACGACTACAAACTGCTCACCCCCGGACCGCTGACCACCACCCGCACGGTCAAGGAGCAGATGCTGTTCGACCATTGCACGTGGGACGACGACTACAAGGCCATCACCCAGCGCATCCGCGCGGAACTGGTCGAACTCGCCCACTGCGACCCCTCGCATTACACCGCCGTGCTGATGCAGGGCTCCGGCACCTTCGGTGTGGAAAGCGTGATCACCTCGGTGGTCGGCAAGGACGAGAAAGTGCTGCTGTGCACCAACGGCGCGTACGGCGACCGTCAGGTGAAGATCTGCGAGCACGCGGGAGTGCGGTACGTGCGCTACGCGGAACCTTACGACTGTATCCCCAGCGCGGCACGCGTGGCCGAACTGCTGGACGCCGACCCCACCATCACCCACGTGTCGATGATTCATTCGGAGACCACCTCCGGCCTGCTCAATGACATCGAAGACGTGGCCCGCGTGGCCAAATCGCGCGCCCGGACCGTCATCGTGGACGCGATGAGCTCGTTCGGCGGCGTGGACATCCCCGTCGAGGAGTGGGGCATTGATTTTCTGGTCAGCTCCGCGAACAAATGCATCCAAGGCGTGCCGGGATTCAGCTTCATCATCGCCAACCGCGACGCGCTCGAGGCCTCTCGGGGCAAGGCCCGCAGCCTGTCGCTCGACCTGTACGACCAGTGGCGCGGTCTTGAGGACGGCCAGGGCAAGTGGCGCTACACCTCGCCGACGCATGTGGTGCTCGCCTTCGCCAAGGCCTTGGACGAGATGCGCGCCAAAGGCGGACTGCCGGCGCGCGCCGCCCGCTACGCGCTCAACAACCGTCTGATTATCGCCCGTATGGCGAAGCTCGGATTCTCCACGTACCTGATGGATCATCAGGGGCCGATCATCACCACCTTCCTCTACCCCGAAGGCGCGGATTTCGACTTCGCCGACATGTACGCGTTCATCAAGGAACGCGGCTACGCGATCTACCCCGGCAAGCTCACCGACGAGGAGACGTTCCGACTGGGCAATATCGGCGAGATCTACGTCGACGACATCGAACGGGTCACCACGCTGTTCGCCGAATACATGGACGCGCGCGGCCTGCTCGAGGCGGCCTGCGGTGCCGCCGACCTCGCCGAGGCGTTGGCCCGCATGGACGCCGCCGGTGCCGACATCAAGGCCGAGGCCCCCGACAACGTCAAGCTCGCCGCCTGA
- the phnX gene encoding phosphonoacetaldehyde hydrolase: MISRFDAVIFDWAGTTVDYGCFAPVAAFQETFREFGMDPTMDETRAPMGMLKWDHIKTMLAGERLSGQWKAAHAGSAPTDADVDAMYAVYEPKLLSILDHYADPKPGVLDAVASLREQGLRIGSTTGFTDSMMAIVAPKAAEQGYAPDCWITPDSTDGFGRPYPYMVFANMRALRLPDMRRVAKVGDTISDVREGKAAGCFTIAVTEGSSQMGLSEAEFEALSPADRQSARDAARDAFLTAGADAVIDTMAELPVLLSQLG; this comes from the coding sequence ATGATTTCCCGTTTCGACGCCGTGATCTTCGATTGGGCGGGCACCACCGTGGACTACGGCTGTTTCGCCCCCGTCGCCGCGTTCCAGGAGACCTTCCGCGAATTCGGCATGGATCCCACCATGGATGAGACGCGCGCCCCGATGGGCATGCTCAAATGGGACCATATCAAAACCATGCTCGCCGGCGAACGTCTGTCGGGCCAGTGGAAGGCGGCGCATGCCGGTTCCGCTCCCACCGACGCGGATGTGGACGCCATGTACGCGGTGTACGAGCCGAAGCTGCTGTCCATCCTCGACCACTACGCCGACCCCAAGCCGGGCGTGCTCGACGCGGTCGCGTCGCTGCGGGAGCAGGGGCTGCGCATCGGCTCGACCACCGGCTTCACCGACTCGATGATGGCCATCGTGGCACCGAAGGCCGCCGAGCAGGGCTATGCGCCCGACTGTTGGATCACGCCGGATTCCACCGACGGATTCGGCCGCCCCTACCCGTATATGGTGTTCGCGAACATGCGCGCGCTGCGGCTGCCCGATATGCGCCGCGTGGCCAAAGTGGGCGACACAATCTCCGACGTCAGGGAAGGCAAGGCCGCCGGATGCTTCACCATAGCCGTGACCGAGGGCAGTTCCCAGATGGGATTGAGCGAGGCCGAATTCGAAGCGCTCTCCCCCGCCGATCGTCAGTCCGCCCGTGACGCGGCCCGTGACGCGTTCCTCACCGCAGGCGCCGACGCCGTCATCGACACAATGGCGGAGCTTCCCGTTCTGCTCTCCCAGCTCGGCTGA
- the dnaG gene encoding DNA primase — translation MAGMILKEDVEKVRATADLYDIVSASVTLRPSGTGTYVGLCPFHDEKTGSFNVRPNLGVWHCFGCGLGGDVFKYVERQENIDFRGAVELLADRYHIELHYEQNGPARPEHAGSKRTRLLEANEEAQRFFVSQIMSKEALTARKLLGGRNFTQADCERFGCGYAPQGWDNLVRHLAGKGFTQQEMLDAGLARQGQRGIYDYFRGRVTWPIRDSTGRTLGFGARKLYDDDQIAAKYINTPDTQLYRKTQVLYGIDLAKAAIVKKRQVVIVEGYTDVMAMHLAGIDTAVATCGTAFGMEHAKIVRRLIADDSLGGIQLIGPLKVEGQALSSRIVFTFDGDAAGQKAALHAFGLDSAFLSQTFVAVADDNLDPCDLRIERGNEAVRSLIAHAKPLFDFVIDAAINRFDTTYATGQMGAVKAAAPLIAQIRDRSLVDLYTRKATRRIGVDLDIMRREVNAARAQLSVRDDDAYAPKRRFGASGGANGAGNGMAAADGAHRGEQGRNPYDDPARRRALEHRDASEQTYFRIDDAVFIAEQQFMAMLIQVPRAIDREMFACLTLANFMTPVFRTLFQAIAAAGDLPSDDTPQGLWMHNLTKAGGPMLESTINELAVMPLPLPESDRQGEPPAGTQPGGAAAAQLKPASKEERRYAAELIAKLLDMGLMRRIGAAKRKMAALPDGEEKIALLGEITRMETDRKDLQSQIYNSGV, via the coding sequence ATGGCCGGAATGATTCTGAAAGAGGATGTGGAGAAGGTGCGCGCGACCGCGGACCTCTACGACATCGTATCCGCATCCGTTACGCTACGGCCTTCCGGCACCGGCACCTATGTGGGCCTATGCCCCTTCCACGACGAGAAAACCGGCAGCTTCAACGTGCGCCCCAACCTCGGGGTATGGCATTGCTTCGGCTGCGGACTCGGCGGCGACGTGTTCAAATACGTCGAGAGGCAGGAGAACATCGACTTCCGTGGCGCGGTCGAGCTGCTCGCCGACCGCTACCATATCGAACTGCACTACGAGCAGAACGGTCCCGCCCGACCCGAGCACGCCGGTTCGAAGCGCACGCGTCTGCTGGAGGCGAACGAGGAGGCGCAGCGCTTCTTCGTCTCGCAGATCATGAGCAAGGAGGCGCTCACCGCGCGCAAGCTCCTTGGCGGGCGCAACTTCACCCAGGCCGACTGCGAGCGTTTCGGCTGCGGCTACGCCCCCCAAGGCTGGGACAATCTCGTGCGCCATCTGGCCGGCAAGGGCTTCACCCAACAGGAGATGCTCGACGCGGGACTCGCGCGCCAAGGCCAGCGGGGCATCTACGACTACTTCCGAGGCCGCGTGACCTGGCCGATCCGCGACTCCACCGGACGCACGCTCGGCTTCGGCGCGCGCAAACTGTATGACGACGACCAGATTGCCGCGAAATACATCAACACCCCCGACACGCAGCTCTACCGCAAAACGCAGGTGCTGTACGGCATCGACCTGGCCAAGGCCGCGATCGTGAAAAAACGCCAGGTGGTGATCGTCGAAGGCTACACCGATGTGATGGCCATGCATCTGGCCGGCATCGACACCGCCGTCGCCACCTGCGGCACCGCGTTCGGCATGGAGCATGCGAAAATCGTGCGCCGCTTGATCGCCGACGACTCGTTGGGCGGCATCCAGCTCATCGGCCCGCTGAAAGTGGAGGGGCAGGCCCTCAGCTCGCGCATCGTATTCACCTTCGACGGCGACGCCGCCGGACAGAAGGCCGCCCTGCACGCCTTCGGCCTCGATTCGGCGTTTCTCTCACAGACTTTCGTGGCCGTGGCCGACGACAACCTCGACCCGTGCGATCTGCGTATCGAACGCGGCAACGAGGCGGTGCGCTCGCTGATCGCCCACGCCAAGCCCCTGTTCGACTTCGTGATCGACGCGGCGATCAATCGTTTCGACACCACCTACGCCACCGGGCAGATGGGCGCGGTGAAGGCCGCGGCCCCGCTGATCGCGCAGATCCGCGACCGTTCGCTGGTGGACCTCTACACCCGCAAGGCCACGCGGCGCATCGGCGTGGACCTCGACATCATGCGCCGGGAGGTGAACGCCGCACGCGCCCAGCTCAGCGTGCGCGATGACGACGCCTACGCCCCCAAACGGCGTTTCGGCGCTTCGGGCGGCGCGAACGGCGCGGGCAACGGCATGGCCGCCGCGGACGGGGCGCATCGCGGCGAGCAAGGACGCAACCCCTACGACGATCCGGCGCGACGCCGGGCGCTGGAACATCGTGACGCCTCCGAACAGACGTATTTCCGCATCGACGACGCGGTGTTCATCGCCGAACAGCAATTCATGGCCATGCTGATCCAAGTGCCGCGCGCCATCGACCGGGAGATGTTCGCCTGTCTTACGCTCGCCAACTTCATGACTCCGGTGTTCCGCACGCTGTTCCAGGCGATCGCCGCGGCCGGTGACCTGCCCAGCGACGACACCCCGCAGGGCTTGTGGATGCATAATCTCACCAAGGCCGGCGGTCCGATGCTGGAATCGACGATCAACGAGCTGGCCGTCATGCCGCTGCCCCTGCCGGAATCCGACAGGCAGGGCGAGCCGCCGGCAGGCACCCAGCCGGGCGGTGCCGCCGCCGCGCAGCTCAAGCCCGCCAGCAAAGAGGAGAGGCGTTACGCCGCCGAGCTCATCGCCAAACTGCTCGACATGGGGCTGATGCGGCGGATTGGCGCGGCCAAACGGAAGATGGCCGCGCTGCCCGACGGCGAGGAGAAAATCGCCCTGCTCGGCGAAATCACCCGCATGGAAACCGACCGCAAGGACCTGCAATCGCAGATCTATAACAGCGGCGTCTGA
- a CDS encoding deoxyguanosinetriphosphate triphosphohydrolase, with product MTSDAGTIRGYTEADEERWAYEPPKSKSRTAFERDRARLIHSSALRRLGAKSQVLVAGTDDFARTRLTHTLEVAQIGRQIGAMLGCDPDVVDTACLAHDLGHPPFGHNGEKALAGIARDIGGFEGNAQTLRILTRLEPKVCHEDGRSAGVNLTRASLDAAVKYPWTYAEAMRDNPGGRSVKFCVYPDDEPVFRWLKTGALPRVKPMECQVMDLADDIAYSVHDVEDAIATGAFNPIVLADPRVLDRIIEETRQWYGEKWDADELVAAFERLQKERMFPAHFNGSRSALAQLKNITSDLIGRFCHSVEETTREVYGAGPLTRYSAHVVIPERTSYEIMALKGVAVHFVMAPREQEPFHQRELAIVEDLVDVLMNDAPRASDVLESQFLADWNEATNDGERLRVAVDQVASLTDSSALALHSILC from the coding sequence ATGACTTCCGACGCTGGAACCATACGAGGGTATACCGAGGCCGACGAGGAACGGTGGGCCTATGAGCCGCCGAAATCCAAAAGCCGCACCGCGTTCGAACGCGACCGCGCCCGACTCATCCACTCATCCGCATTGCGCCGGTTGGGCGCGAAAAGCCAGGTATTGGTCGCCGGGACCGACGACTTCGCCCGCACACGCCTGACCCACACGTTGGAGGTCGCCCAAATCGGTCGACAGATCGGCGCGATGCTCGGCTGCGACCCGGACGTGGTCGACACCGCCTGCCTGGCGCACGACCTTGGCCACCCGCCCTTCGGACACAACGGCGAGAAGGCGCTCGCCGGCATCGCCCGCGATATCGGCGGCTTCGAAGGCAACGCGCAGACCTTACGCATCCTGACCCGGCTGGAACCCAAAGTCTGTCATGAGGACGGCCGCTCCGCCGGCGTGAACCTCACCCGAGCGTCGCTCGACGCCGCCGTCAAATATCCATGGACCTACGCCGAAGCCATGCGGGACAATCCCGGCGGGCGAAGCGTGAAGTTCTGCGTCTATCCGGACGACGAGCCCGTGTTCCGCTGGCTGAAAACCGGCGCCCTGCCGCGCGTCAAACCTATGGAATGCCAGGTGATGGACCTGGCCGACGACATCGCCTATTCGGTGCACGACGTGGAGGACGCCATCGCCACCGGCGCCTTCAACCCGATCGTGCTGGCCGACCCGCGCGTGCTGGACCGCATCATCGAGGAGACCCGCCAATGGTACGGCGAGAAGTGGGATGCCGACGAACTGGTCGCGGCTTTCGAACGTCTGCAAAAGGAGCGCATGTTCCCGGCGCATTTCAACGGTTCTCGATCCGCCCTGGCCCAACTGAAGAACATCACCAGCGATTTGATCGGACGTTTCTGCCACTCGGTGGAGGAGACCACCCGCGAGGTCTACGGCGCGGGTCCGCTCACCCGCTATTCGGCGCATGTGGTGATCCCCGAGCGGACCAGCTACGAGATCATGGCGCTTAAAGGCGTCGCCGTGCATTTCGTGATGGCGCCGCGCGAACAGGAGCCCTTCCACCAGCGCGAGCTCGCCATCGTGGAGGATCTGGTCGACGTGCTGATGAACGACGCCCCGCGGGCCTCCGACGTGTTGGAAAGCCAATTCCTCGCCGACTGGAACGAGGCGACCAACGACGGCGAACGACTGCGTGTCGCCGTGGATCAGGTGGCTTCGTTGACCGACAGCTCCGCCCTCGCGCTCCATTCGATTCTGTGCTGA
- a CDS encoding cysteine hydrolase, translating into MVDNDEWLVVIDRQKVFAQSEWSTWACADGTYYDTDEAFVKLAEAYGERVVYTRYVAPDEPRDAWVEYFKDWPQFLVPPDDPMYDFTDETDLLAKGHPVVTKTTFGKWGEELAQAIGGAKKIALCGVATDCCVMLTALAAADDGVAVRLVADACAGSTPDNQRLALEAMGLFSPLITVTDSAAILG; encoded by the coding sequence ATGGTCGACAATGACGAATGGCTGGTGGTCATCGACCGCCAGAAGGTGTTCGCGCAAAGCGAATGGTCCACTTGGGCCTGCGCGGACGGCACCTACTACGACACCGACGAGGCCTTTGTCAAACTGGCCGAAGCCTACGGCGAACGTGTGGTCTACACGCGGTACGTGGCTCCGGACGAGCCTCGGGACGCTTGGGTGGAGTATTTCAAGGATTGGCCGCAGTTCCTCGTGCCGCCCGACGATCCGATGTACGACTTCACCGACGAGACGGACCTTCTGGCCAAAGGCCACCCGGTGGTGACGAAAACGACCTTCGGCAAGTGGGGAGAGGAACTCGCCCAAGCGATCGGCGGTGCCAAGAAGATCGCGTTGTGCGGCGTGGCCACCGACTGCTGTGTGATGCTCACGGCCCTGGCCGCCGCGGACGACGGCGTTGCCGTGCGTCTGGTGGCCGACGCCTGCGCCGGCAGCACGCCGGATAACCAGCGGCTGGCCCTTGAGGCGATGGGCCTGTTCTCCCCGCTGATCACCGTGACCGATTCGGCCGCGATTCTCGGCTGA
- a CDS encoding purine-cytosine permease family protein, translating to MAKETEKSSALAVEEQGIDIIAESERKGKPSSLFWPWFAANISVLAMSYGAWALGFGISFWQAGIAACVGVVASFLLVGIISIAGKRGNAPTMVITRAIFGVEGAKVPAAMSWIATLGWEISLTTTAVLAMSSTIEAIGLGSGAAPKIVSTIIVVGLVVVAGVFGYDLIMRCQQVITIVTGIVTVGFFILAWGNIDFSAIGSAPAGNLPAVLGCCFFVMTGFGLGWVNIAADYSRYLPRKSSNGGIVFWTTFGASIANVFLISYGLLLAISNSDLSEKVGLDPVGAMASILPTWYLVPFTLVAVLGLMSGAIMDNYSNGLALLSFGVKLPRTAAAALTAVLTVIGVVYVTFFSDTFIGPFQGFLITLGVPMAVWAGMFVGDVLMRKRDYASDDLYNPSGRYGTWNVKALAILAVGTIIGWGLVVNTAASWLTWQGYFLALFGGKDGVWASANLGVIVALLIGLLGALILQRGDVAKQESLDSDATAEI from the coding sequence GTGGCCAAGGAAACAGAGAAAAGCTCGGCCCTCGCCGTTGAGGAGCAGGGCATCGACATCATCGCCGAATCCGAACGCAAAGGCAAACCATCAAGCCTCTTCTGGCCATGGTTCGCGGCGAATATCTCCGTGCTGGCGATGTCGTACGGCGCATGGGCGCTCGGTTTCGGCATCTCCTTCTGGCAGGCGGGCATCGCCGCCTGCGTCGGCGTGGTCGCCTCGTTCCTGCTGGTCGGCATCATTTCGATCGCCGGCAAGCGTGGCAACGCGCCCACCATGGTCATCACCCGTGCCATCTTCGGCGTCGAAGGCGCCAAAGTGCCCGCGGCCATGTCATGGATCGCCACGCTCGGCTGGGAGATCTCGTTGACCACCACCGCCGTGCTGGCGATGTCGTCGACCATCGAGGCGATCGGCCTGGGATCGGGCGCCGCGCCGAAGATCGTCTCGACGATCATCGTCGTCGGACTGGTCGTCGTCGCCGGCGTGTTCGGCTACGATCTCATCATGCGCTGCCAGCAGGTCATCACCATCGTCACCGGCATCGTCACCGTCGGCTTCTTCATCCTGGCATGGGGCAACATCGATTTCTCCGCCATCGGATCGGCGCCCGCCGGCAATCTGCCGGCCGTGCTCGGATGCTGCTTCTTCGTGATGACCGGATTCGGCCTCGGCTGGGTGAACATCGCCGCCGACTATTCGCGCTACCTTCCGCGCAAATCCTCCAACGGCGGCATCGTGTTCTGGACCACCTTCGGCGCCTCCATCGCCAACGTGTTCCTCATCTCCTACGGCCTGCTGCTCGCCATCTCGAACTCCGACCTCTCCGAGAAGGTCGGCCTCGACCCCGTGGGCGCCATGGCCTCCATCCTGCCGACCTGGTACCTCGTGCCGTTCACGCTGGTCGCCGTGCTGGGACTGATGTCCGGCGCCATCATGGACAACTACTCCAACGGCCTGGCCCTGCTGAGCTTCGGCGTCAAGCTGCCGCGCACCGCGGCCGCCGCACTGACCGCCGTGCTCACCGTGATCGGCGTGGTGTACGTGACCTTCTTCTCCGACACGTTCATCGGACCGTTCCAAGGCTTCCTCATCACCCTTGGCGTGCCCATGGCCGTCTGGGCCGGCATGTTCGTGGGCGACGTGCTCATGCGCAAGCGCGACTACGCTTCCGACGACCTCTACAACCCCTCGGGCCGCTATGGCACTTGGAACGTCAAGGCGCTCGCCATCCTCGCGGTCGGCACCATCATCGGCTGGGGACTTGTGGTGAACACCGCCGCCAGCTGGCTGACTTGGCAGGGATACTTCCTGGCCCTGTTCGGCGGCAAGGACGGCGTGTGGGCCTCGGCCAACCTCGGCGTGATCGTGGCGCTGCTGATCGGCCTGCTAGGAGCGCTGATTCTTCAGCGTGGCGATGTGGCCAAGCAGGAGTCCCTCGACTCCGACGCCACCGCCGAAATCTGA